In Ensifer sp. WSM1721, the genomic window ATGGCGAAGACCGCCGCAAAAGCAACTCCTGTTGTTGAAGGGTTGACCGCATTGATGGAGCGTCATGCCGACGCGCTCTCCAGTCAACTCCAAGCACATCATCTCAAGGTTTTTCCCCCGACCTCCGAGAAGGGGATTCGAACATTCGCCCCTTCAGAGGCATCCAAGCTGCTGGGCGTCGGGGAATCTTATCTACGGCAGACCGCTTCAGAAATGCCGGAGTTGAATGTCAGCATGAGCCCGGGAGGACGGCGGACTTTTTCCATTGAAGATATCCATGCCCTCCGCAAACACATGGATCAGGTTGGCCGCGGGAACCGACGTTACCTGCCGCATCGTCGAGACGGCGAGCAGTTGCAGGTTATCTCCGTGATGAATTTCAAAGGCGGGTCGGGCAAGACGACCACCGCCGCGCATCTGGCACAGTATCTGGCAATGCGCGGGTACCGTATCCTGGCAATCGATCTCGATCCTCAGGCAAGCCTTTCAGCCCTCTTCGGCAGTCAACCGGAAACGGACGTTGGTCCAAACGAAACGCTTTACGGCGCCATCAGGTACGATGAGGAGCAGGTATCGGTCGAGCAAGTCGTCCGCGGAACCTACATTCCCGATCTCCACCTGATCCCAGGGAACCTCGAATTGATGGAATTCGAGCACGACACCCCGCGTGCTCTGATGAAGCGGAAAGAAGGCGACACCCTCTTCTACGGCCGGATCAGTCAAGTCATTGAAGACATCGCGGACAACTATGATGTCGTCGTCATCGACTGCCCGCCTCAGCTAGGCTACCTCACGCTGTCGGCTTTAACGGCCGCAACGTCCATTCTGGTCACTGTGCATCCGCAGATGCTGGACGTGATGTCGATGAACCAGTTCCTGGCAATGACATCGAACTTGCTGCGGGAAATCGAGAACGCCGGCGCCGAGTTCAAGTTTAATTGGATGCGCTACCTGATAACCCGTTTCGAACCGAGCGATGGTCCGCAAAACCAGATGGTGGGTTATCTCCGGTCTATCTTCGGTGAAAATGTCCTTAATTTCCCTATGCTTAAAACGACCGCGGTTTCCGATGCCGGCTTGACGAACCAGACCCTTTTCGAAGTGGAGCGCAGCCAATTTACGCGCTCGACCTATGATCGAGCCTTGGAGGCAATGAACGCTGTCAATGACGAGATCGAAACTCTGATCAAAAAAGCATGGGGTAGATCCACATGAGCCGAAAGCACATCCTTGGAGTATCAACAGACACCGCCGACATGCCGTCTGTCGAAAACAGGACGGCCAAGAGCCGCTCCATGCCGCTCCTCGGCGTGACCAGGAAAGAGCGCAATCCGGCAACGAAACTGACCGCGAACATTGGCAACGCATTGCGCGAGCAAAATGATCGTCTCGGCCGGGCCGAGGAGATTGAGCGACGTCTTGCCGAAGGTCAGGCTGTGGTGGAACTGGACGCCTCGTCGATCGAGCCCTCTTTCGTGCAGGATCGGATGCAAGGGGACATCGATGGTCTCCTCGCGTCGATACGCGAGCAAGGGCAGCAGGTCCCGATCCTCGTGAGACCTCATCCCGACCAGCCCGGCCGATATCAGGTTGCCTTCGGCCACCGCCGACTGCGGGCCGTTGCAGATCTGGGCCTTCCTGTAAAGGCGGTCGTTCGCGAACTGACGGACGAGCAACTTGTCGTAGCGCAGGGGCAGGAAAACAATGAGCGTGAAGATCTTACCTTCATCGAGAAGGCGCGCTTCGCACATCGGCTCAATAAGCAGTTTGCACGAGAGATCGTCATCGCTGCCATGTCAATCGACAAAAGCAATCTGTCCAAGATGCTCCTGCTTGTCGACGCCCTCCCCTCAGAACTGATCGATGCTATCGGCGCCGCTCCGGGTGTTGGACGCCCAAGCTGGCAGCAGCTGGCAGAGTTGTTCGAAAAGGCCCCTTCTCCATCGGAGGCGATCATATTTGCGACCTCGGAAGAGGTACAAGCGCTGCCGTCGGCAGACCGGTTCAAGGCAGTGATTGGCCAACTGAAGCCTCGTCGGACCACGCGTGGGCTGCCGGGCGTCATGTCGTCTCCTGATGGAGACAGACTTGCGCAGGTTACACAGAGCAAGTCCAAGCTGGAAATCACGATCGACAGGAAAGCCACGCCTGACTTTGCGGCTTTCGTACTCGAGCATTTGCCGGCGCTCTATCAAGAGCACCGCGCCAAGATTCAACGCAAACAGGGAGAGTAACCCGCAAAAGAAAAGAGCCCCCTCAACGTCGCCGTCGTGGAAGCCCTTCTGTCTCTTTAGCACGAACAGAATCGCATTTCCTCGAATCTTCGTCAAGAGTCTTTGGCGCCGTTATGGTGAGCGAATTTCTTTTGCCTTCTGAAAGGTGAAAGAGGATGCAAACGGGAAGTGTGACGACGCCATTCGGGCGGCGGCCGATGACGCTCGCGCTCGTGCGGCGCCAGACGGCATTGGCCGAGATCAAACAAGGCAAGACCGCGGACAAATGGAAGGTATTCAGGGACATTTCCGCCGCCATGGAGCTGCTCGGGATTCAGTCCAATAGCCTCGCGATCCTTGATGCGCTGTTGAGTTTTTATCCTGACAACGAGTTGCGCCAGGACGCACAAATGATCGTCTTTCCCTCGAATGCCCAGCTTGCGCTTCGAGCGCATGCGATGGCGGGCGCGACTTTGCGCAGACACATCGCCCTGCTGGTGGAGGCAGGTCTAATCGTCCGAAAGGATAGTGCCAATGGAAAGCGCTACGCCCGCAAGGACTGCAATGGCCAGATAGAGTGCGCCTTCGGCTTCGACTTGTCGCCGCTCCTCGCGCGTTCCGAAGAGTTGGCGAAACTGGCACAACAAGTGATCGCCAATCGAACAGCGTTCAGGAAAGCCAAAGAGAGCCTAACGATTTGCCGACGTGACGTCCGGAAGCTAATTACGGCGGCTATGAAAGAGGGCGCAGAAGGCGACTGGCAGGCGATCGAGGATATCTATGTGGCGCTTGTGAGCAGAATTCCGCGTGTTCCGACACTTGCCGACGTCACGGCGACCCTCGAAGAAATGGAGATGCTTCGCGAGGAGATAGTCAATCGATTGGAAATTCAGGAAGATTCCAAAAATAATAGCACCAATGATGCTCACAGTGAGCAGCACATACAGAGTTCAGAGTCCGAATCCACTTATGAACTTGAACCTAGCTCTGGAAAAGAGCTGGGTGCGAAGCCGAGCGAAATGCGCCGGCCGAAGAGAGAGTCAAAAAAGGCGTTCCCGTTGGGTGTGGTGTTGAAAGCATGCCCGACGATATCGGACTATGCACCGGGCGGCACAATCGGAAATTGGCGCGATCTGATGTCGGCCGCGGTCGTCGTTCGATCTATGCTGGGCGTGAGCCCGTCGGCCTATCAGGAGGCCTGTGAGGCTATGGGGCCGGAAAATGCGGCCGCGGCGGTCGCCTGCATCTTGGAGCGTGCGAACTTCATCAACTCGGCCGGCGGCTACCTGCGGAATCTTACACGGCGAAGCGAGCGCGACGAATTCTCCCTTGGCCCGATGATAATGGCGTTGTTGAAGACCAATGGGCAGGCGAGCTTGAGGGCCGGGTAGGTTTTTATGATCGCGACCACGAAGTTTAATCTTGGCGCACGGGGGCCGAACGCGGTTTTTTGTGGTGGTCAGTTGACCACAGTTCTAACCCGCTGAAAGCTAAGGGACTAAGTGATGCGGTTTGCTCAAATTAGCCAAGGAGAGCGTTACGCGCGGAGGCTGCTCGGGTTGGTAGAGGTGGACAATGATCCACGGCGATTGACTCGATGGTGGTCCTCGCAATCGCTGATCTGGTTAGGGGCGGGCAGGGGATCAAGCGAACCGGCCGGGCGGGTCCACGGAGTTATACCAACAATCTAATGCAGCAAATCGCATTCGGGGAGAAGATGGACGCGATCGGGGCATCGCGGTGCGCAAGGCCTATTTGATATTAGAGAAGAGTTGCTCGATGTGATTCAGGTCGGGGCCGTAAGGCGGCAGCGGTCTTGGCCCTCTCTTTCGAATAGCCCGGCACACCGCCAGGCTCTTGTGGTTACCGGGATTGTCGCGGAGGACGATGGCACTCAGCGACAGCGTCCTTTCGAGTGCCCTTCTCAACATACATTGGCGTTGGGGCCGGGTTGAGGATCCATGGCGCATTGATCCGGGCGCTTCGGAGAGCCGCGACGTAAGTCATCGTCCTCCTATGACATGAGTGATCAATGGCTCGCCGCGCTCGCCCAAGCTTTCGGAGCGGAGCCATGTTGGTCTTCACCGAGGCGTCATCAATGAAGACCAGGCGATTGGAGTCGATCTTGCTCTGATGGCGCTTCCACCGTTCAAACGGGAGGGAAGGCGCAGAAGAATGACGATCGCGACGCTGAGGCAATTCCCGAAGCCGCGACCCGACCAACGATGCGGTTCGTCGCGCTCAAGAGCGAGGAGCAACTCGACCTGCAGAGCCTCCATCGCGCCAGAGATCGTCTGGTCGGTGAGCGGACTGCCCTGATCAATCAACTGCGTGCAATTCTCCTGGAGAGCGGCATCACCCTTCCCCAGGGCCGTAAGAAGCTCGAGAGCATCCTTCCGCAGATGATCGAAAACAGCGGCGATCTGTTGAGCGATCGGATCCGACATTTGCTCGAACAGATGTCGCAGGACCTTCGTGACCTCACCAAGCGCAACACCGCGTTTGACGATGAGTTCACTGCTTTTGCCCGCAATGATGCCGCGTGTCAGCGACTGGAATCGATTCCCGGCATAGGATCGTTGAACGCCACTGCCTTTGTCGCGGCGATCGACGAAGCGCAGGCGTTTGCTCGCGGCCGAGATCTCGCGGCCTGGCTGGGGCTGGTGCCGCGGCAGATGACCACGGGTGGAAAGCCTCGGCTGCTGGGCATCAGCAAACGTGGGAACGCATATCTGCGCCGCATGCTGATCCATGGTGCAAGGGCAGCCATGCCGCATCTGGCGCGAACCCAGACCGCAACCGGCTCGTGGCTACGCGGGCTGATCGCGCGCGCCCATCCGAATGTCGTCGTGGTCGCGTTGGCGGCAAAGATGGCGCGGATCATTTGGGCGGTCTTGCAGAAACGTGTTGCGTTCGAATACGCGGGGGCCGCCCTGTAATCGCGGCGTTGCTGCCTCGCGAAAATCTGCGGGTGGAATGAGGAAGATGGCCTGACAGTTAGACGACGCCTTGAAAACCCGACCAAAAAGATGGCGGACCTCGCCGGAGCGTTTATGAGGATCAGGGCGTGCGGAGCTCCATCTTGGCCAAGGCATGCCTTGAGACCGGGTACGTTGGTGCAGATTGATCAGGCTTCTTCAGACCGCTTGCGGACGGGCGAGCCATACGTTTCTTGAAGCTTGCAGAAAGTGGCTACATTGCCCGCATGGACTTTCCGCCGCGCTCCTCAGACCTCGCGCACCCGGATGCTGTGCTCGCCGGCAATCCAGGCTTATAGGCGACCGCCGTTCTTGTCCAGCGCGACACTGCCAGTGTCAGCGCTGGCGTTTCGCCCACTTGATCTTGCTCGAGGGAGCAGCCTTCAGCGCCGCGGCGACTTCATGATATGTCTACCCCGGGCAGCAATCCGATCCATCGCCCGTAACGCAAATCCATAGAAGAGGCCCCACCCATCGAACAAACCTCCACGGCTCGTTCAATCCAATCTGACGTGCGAAGTAAACGGAATCCCGATCCAGTCAAATCGCAAATCGGTCTAGCCATGGCTGGGGAACACGCGAGTAAGCGCTCGGAAATCTCCCTGGGTCCGCGGAATATTTCGTGGCTGAAGGGGGTACAAGGAGGGGCTGAGGTTTCCATTGCGAGTCCGAGCCATATTCTCATGAGCAGTGTGTCGAATTGGAGATCTTCGTAGTGGTCAGCTGACCACTGCTCTAACTTGTTGGAAGGAAAGGGGTTTTAAGGACGCTCCTTTATGGTTATCAGGTCTTATCTGATAGCGTCGGAACGCTGAGTGAAGCCCAAGTGCAATGGGTATCAGATGGGCTGTTGAAGAGCCTGCAGAGGCCGAAGTCGTGATGAGACACGTGGGACGATATAGCCCGTGTCCTGAAACAACGCGACTCGACTGGAGCCCCGAACGTCTTCGACGCGCCGCCAGTGGATGGTGTCTGAGCGGATGGCGGATTCCGTGCTTCTGAAGGCCATAGTGTTGTTAGCCGGCGCCTGGCCATCAATCCCGAGCGGCGGGCGCGGTCGATCAGGTTTTCACCGACAACGGCGACCATTTCGAACCGCCACGTGACGTGCGCCCAGGCAAATGTTCAAGCCAGCCCGCGAAATTCGCGCAAGGTGAGGTCGGGGTTTGATGAATGGATTGCCACCGATCAGGCGGTCTTCGGGTAGTCGAAGCGGGGACTTTCTTGGTCCGGCCGCATGCGGCGAACCGTCGGGAGCCGTAGATGACTGTAGGCGGACGAGGTCTGCCATAGGCAGACTTCTGCGCGGCCTTGATTTGGCCAACGCCTCGGTCGCCCTTCCTTAAGGCTAGGATTTACAAGCCGATACAGACGCTTCCCGAAGACGAACAGCGCGCCGTTGCCAAGCCGGCCGAGGAGCTTGTCACGGCCCACAATCTTCGTGAATTGCGGGCCTCGCTGGAAGCACGCAAGAAGACGTGTCTAGCGCTTTTCCAGCCTCGATCTATTGGTCTGCTTGAATGCGGAGCAAACGATATGACGCTGTCGACACTCCGGGGGCACGTTGAAGATCGTCGAGGGTTTCGCGGGCAAGAATGTCGAGCTTTCGAGCATCGCACAGCGCTCCCGACGCGGTTCAAAGATCTAAGAGGCTTCTCTGGTTTGGGGGCGTTGTGCTCGCTCCAGCACGTTTTTTCG contains:
- the repA gene encoding plasmid partitioning protein RepA; protein product: MAKTAAKATPVVEGLTALMERHADALSSQLQAHHLKVFPPTSEKGIRTFAPSEASKLLGVGESYLRQTASEMPELNVSMSPGGRRTFSIEDIHALRKHMDQVGRGNRRYLPHRRDGEQLQVISVMNFKGGSGKTTTAAHLAQYLAMRGYRILAIDLDPQASLSALFGSQPETDVGPNETLYGAIRYDEEQVSVEQVVRGTYIPDLHLIPGNLELMEFEHDTPRALMKRKEGDTLFYGRISQVIEDIADNYDVVVIDCPPQLGYLTLSALTAATSILVTVHPQMLDVMSMNQFLAMTSNLLREIENAGAEFKFNWMRYLITRFEPSDGPQNQMVGYLRSIFGENVLNFPMLKTTAVSDAGLTNQTLFEVERSQFTRSTYDRALEAMNAVNDEIETLIKKAWGRST
- the repB gene encoding plasmid partitioning protein RepB; the protein is MSRKHILGVSTDTADMPSVENRTAKSRSMPLLGVTRKERNPATKLTANIGNALREQNDRLGRAEEIERRLAEGQAVVELDASSIEPSFVQDRMQGDIDGLLASIREQGQQVPILVRPHPDQPGRYQVAFGHRRLRAVADLGLPVKAVVRELTDEQLVVAQGQENNEREDLTFIEKARFAHRLNKQFAREIVIAAMSIDKSNLSKMLLLVDALPSELIDAIGAAPGVGRPSWQQLAELFEKAPSPSEAIIFATSEEVQALPSADRFKAVIGQLKPRRTTRGLPGVMSSPDGDRLAQVTQSKSKLEITIDRKATPDFAAFVLEHLPALYQEHRAKIQRKQGE
- the repC gene encoding plasmid replication protein RepC; its protein translation is MQTGSVTTPFGRRPMTLALVRRQTALAEIKQGKTADKWKVFRDISAAMELLGIQSNSLAILDALLSFYPDNELRQDAQMIVFPSNAQLALRAHAMAGATLRRHIALLVEAGLIVRKDSANGKRYARKDCNGQIECAFGFDLSPLLARSEELAKLAQQVIANRTAFRKAKESLTICRRDVRKLITAAMKEGAEGDWQAIEDIYVALVSRIPRVPTLADVTATLEEMEMLREEIVNRLEIQEDSKNNSTNDAHSEQHIQSSESESTYELEPSSGKELGAKPSEMRRPKRESKKAFPLGVVLKACPTISDYAPGGTIGNWRDLMSAAVVVRSMLGVSPSAYQEACEAMGPENAAAAVACILERANFINSAGGYLRNLTRRSERDEFSLGPMIMALLKTNGQASLRAG
- a CDS encoding transposase, which produces MRHGSSTRPQRQCMLRRALERTLSLSAIVLRDNPGNHKSLAVCRAIRKRGPRPLPPYGPDLNHIEQLFSNIK